From the Micromonospora echinospora genome, the window GGTCGGCGAAGATCGTGCCGGCGTCCGCGCCGAGCAGACTGGTCAGCGTGTCACCCAGCCCCCGGTTCGGGGAGAACACCAGGGTGAACAGGACGGCGGTGGTGACCTCGGAGAGCACGTACGGGGCGAAGAAGACCAGCCGGTAGACACTGCGTCCCCGCAGCGGCTGGTTGAGCAGCATGGCCAGGCCGAGGGCGACCGGCAACTGGATCAGCAGCGACAGGACGATCAGCACGAGTCCGCGCCACAGATCCCCGCGGAACGTGGCGTCCCCGAAGGCGCGGGTGTAGTTGTCCAGCCCGACGAAGTTCTCCGGCAGGCCGAAGCCGTTCCACTTGTACAGGCTGGCGTAGCTCGCCACCACGATCGGGGCGATCACCAGCAGGAGGAACAGCACCACCGCCGGAGCCAGGAAGACCGCGAGGGTACCCAGTCGGCCCGGTCGCACCCGGCGGCCACGCGGTCGCGCGGCCACCGGGTGCGGCGCCACTGCCGTGGCGACCACGCTGTCCCGCACACCCGACGTCGTCGGCGGCCTGGTCATGCCTGCTCCACTCGGTTGCTGTCACGGACGGGTACGGGTCGGTGGTCGGCCATGGCCTACTGGCTCTTCGCCACCGCGGTGATGTCCTTGACGATCTGCTCGGCGCTCTTGTCGCCGGCGACCAACGCGGCCACGCTGTCGTTGA encodes:
- a CDS encoding carbohydrate ABC transporter permease, producing the protein MTRPPTTSGVRDSVVATAVAPHPVAARPRGRRVRPGRLGTLAVFLAPAVVLFLLLVIAPIVVASYASLYKWNGFGLPENFVGLDNYTRAFGDATFRGDLWRGLVLIVLSLLIQLPVALGLAMLLNQPLRGRSVYRLVFFAPYVLSEVTTAVLFTLVFSPNRGLGDTLTSLLGADAGTIFADPDTVLIAVFLVVSWKYFGFYMILYLAGRQSIPKEIHEAATVDGAGAWQAFRHVTLPLLGPTIRISVFLSVIGTIQLFDMVWVLTGGGPIHASETMAVTMYQYGFRRFEVGYASAISIVMFLLSMLFALFYQRIVMRRDTEGALTTQGGQR